The Mangrovibacillus cuniculi sequence GAGTTTATCGGATTTATCGGGTTTCACTGGGCAACATTTGAAGAGAACTTTACACCTTGTGTGGAGATTGGATGGAGACTTACGCAGGGGGCTTGGGGTAATGGTTATGCAACGGAGGGAGCAAAAACCTGCTTACAATACGGATTTCAAGAGCTAGATCTATCTGAAGTCTATAGTTTTACTGCGGATATAAACTACCCATCTAAACGAGTGATGCAAAAGATTGGGATGAAGTATGTCAGACACTTTGCTCATCCTAAAGTGGACACAGATAGCCCTTTACAAAAGCATGTTTTGTACCGTATTGGCAAGATCGAATAGATAGAGTATGGAAAGAGAGCCATCCGTTTTCTGTGATGGATGGCTACTTTTCCTAATTTTTTCATAACGCTTTACTGAGAAATGATGGGTACGAGTTATTACACGGTTCTAAAAAATTCCTTTTCTGATTTGCAGGGCTTTAAAATATGTAAGGAAGTCTACTTTTTGTAATTTGTTAGTAAAGGAAATTCGACAAATACCGGGAAGTGACAGGCAACCGTTGTTATGAAACTTGCTTAGTATACCTACATTTCGGGAAGTTGCTGCAACCGTAAAAAGAGCCGTACTTCCCTTTCTTCATAGTTAATCCGCCACCACACTTGGGACAGACATTTTGTTTAAAATCCTCTTTTTCTTTCCGAAGCTTTTCTTTACGGTTATTTTTTATATCTACTACATGCTTTTTCTTAACCTTTTTCTTCTGGTTCTTATCTGTAATGATTAAACCTTCAAGTATTCGATCAATTTCTTTTAACTCAGAAGCACTAATCCTTTGAACATTCCACTCCTTAATGACTTTTATTAATTTTGGAAATTGAATAACCCTAGCTGATGTAAAATCATCCTTGAACTTGAAAGTAGAGTTTTGAGAGAAGGCAATAATAGAATATATAAACTCAAAGTCTTCTTTAGCTATGTACTTTTTAATTGCTTGTATATGACTATAATTTTGCCAGATTGGATTAAACAACTTTTCTTTCCGTTTATAGATTGTCTGAGTCCAATATTTCTGATTTTCCTTCCCAAATATCCAACCTTGATAATGCTTCGTTTCAATTACAAATATTCCATACGGTGATGTAACTACATGATCAACTTGGGTAGTACCACCTACACCATTTGGCACATATAGATCGTGGTATATTTTATAATTCGTTCCTAGTTTACTTAGTGTTTTATTTACATACCACTCTCCTATCGCACCTTTAATAACTGAATACCTTAACTTCAACATTATGACTCCAGTTACAAGCAGGAGAGCAAATATGGTAGGGGCTAAGAAGAACAGGATAGGTAAAAGAACAATAATGGCTAGTATTATCATAATTTCTTTTTTCACGCTAAGCACTCTCTCCTAATTTAGAATTAAATTATACACTTCATAATATTACCATTAAACTAGTAGATTTTCATTTGGTGAATTTGTCACTGAAGAAAAAAAGAGCTGATCACCATTGATGGTAATAATTAAGAGTAACAAAATATGAGATTAATAGATTTCGAAATTGCTAAACTACAATTATTACTCCGTTTCGTTTACATAATACAGATATTGTTTAAAATTCTCCTTTTTCTAAGGAAAAGTTTAATCGTCCCTTCTTTAATGTAGGTGGACAGGACCTGTGTCTTTCCAAAAATACTGAAAATTTGAGGTTGCAACCATTTAAAATTTGGTTACTTGAATTACCCGTCCCTATGTCTCAAGTAACTAAGACCGTTTTCATCTAAACGTCTCCTAAACAAGCCCCGCCAAAAGGCAAGGCTTTGAAATTTGTAAGGAAGTCTACTTTTTGTAATTTGTCATGTAAGGTAGTTCTACAAATAACGGGAAGTGACAGGCACCCGTTCTTACTACTAAACCTGAAGGACAAGTCGGAATGTATGGCGTTTCTATAGAAACCACGTCATAACCAGTTAATACTGTTTAAGGATAAACTATCTAGTATTTAACATTGGAGAAAACGATGATTTTTCTACTTATTGCGACGCTTTTTACTCTCGGTTGTACCTATATCTGGTAACACGTTACAAACTTTTATATCATGATGTGACGTATTCATGCTGCAGATGGCCCCCCTGGTGATATAACGGAAGGGGAATTATTATTTATCTTACTAGCAAGTTCTCTTTCTCTTGCTTTGTTACTGTATGCTATTCTATTTATCTACCTTGTTATCCAAGACTTGATTCGTAAATCTACGGAGAAAACGTTATTGGAGAAAATAACGTTTATTTTGTTGCCACTTATCGTGTCTGTTTTCTTATATATGAAATTGCTTGGTGAAGTGAATAGAGGTGTGCTATAAGGAAGAGCTGCTAATTAGCAGGATAAAATATGATGGGAATTTTATGTGTCCACCTGCTCCCTAAGTAACTTTATTCTGTTCATTTTAAACTAGATGTATTACCCTTTAAGAAAAGAACAGGTGCTGTGGAAATAGATGAGGACCTGAATATACGAAAATGACTACCGCAAATGTCTAAAAGTACAAATACTAATAAAACTACCAAGGAAGAATTAGAAAGAGAAAATGAACTGCTTCGATTAGAAATTGCATACCTAAAAAAGATGAAAGCCTTTAAAATGGATCCGGAAGGGTTTCTCGAGAAGCACCAACAACGATATCAATCTAATTCAAAGAAACGTTGGGACTAAACGGATAAATAGAAAATCTCAGCATATAAGTTTTTCATTAATTCATTTTAAAACAATATTAATAGTTAATCGGGTTATTACCTAAAGTAAGACATGATAGTTGTTGCGGGTTTACTTTGTAAAAGTTGATTAGACGAGAGACCTGCCCTTTTGTCACCGTCTTAAAATAAATAAAAAATAGTTAGGATATTTTTAAATCCATGAAAAAATATAATAAAGTTATTGTAGGTATTGAAAAAGAGGATATTCAATGCTTTGCAAAAAGAGGCGATATTTTAGTTCAAGCATCTAATACTGATAAAATGAAAGGAAGATTACCTAAAGAACATCATTTTTTTGTTTCTATCGTAAATCGAAAGCCTTCACGATATGGTGTAGTAAAGGAAGTAGAAAATTCACTGACAGCTCTTGATTTAGCAAAACTAGATTATCAATCCAGAGGGCTTAACGAGGAAGAAATTAATTCTGAGATAGTAAATGTTTACGAAGAATATTTAGCGAAAATTAGTACATTTACAATAGATGTACCTGTAGCTACTACTTGGCTATATAAAAAAATTCCCAAAGAGAAAATATTAAGAGTTCATAAGATATTTTTCACTAACTTTTCAGATAGAGCAAAGAATGACTATTTTGGCTTTTAATTTGAGATGAAAAATCCAAATATATTATACATTTAAAATGAGAAAGGAAGAGGCTACTATGTCATTCGGTTTCACTATTGATTCTAAAAAACGTTATGATGCGTTTCTAAGAAAAGTAGTAGAAAACAAAAAAGTTTGGGGCTTAGAACACAACGGAATGTGGTGTGTATGCGAATCTACTGAATATGAAGATACACTAGTTATGCCATTTTGGTCTGATGAAGCATATGCTCGTCAGTGCAATATCAATGAGTGGTCCCATTATAAACCAACTCCAATACCATTAGAGATATTCTTAAGTAATTGGATATACGGAATGAACGAAGAGGGACACATGGTTGGAGTAAATTGGAACTCTAAGCTAATTGGAGTTGAAGTGGAACCATTTGATTTACTTGACGAGATAGAAAGGAGATTAGCCAACAACTAATTAGTTTTTGTTTTTACTAATGTACGATGATCCACCATCTCATCAGGAATGGCAACATCAATGGCTTTTTCTAAAGCATGTACTAACTAATACATACTCGTTTCTTTATAAGTAACTAAATAGTACTCAAACACACTAGCAGTTAAGTTCTCTAAAGCTACCACGTCCCTTCAGCAAGATCAACGACATTATCGGGAAGTTACAATTATCCGCTCTTATTGTTAGGTGAAGTTAAAAGTGGGGTGGTATAAGGAAGTCCTGCCCTTGGTAAGGCTTTAATATGTGACAAATAAGTGAGAATTGGGATTTGTCACTCTGTCTATTATTCCATTTTTTATAGAAATTTGTCTTTATGCATGTATCTAAAAATTAGTTCAAATAGTAAAATTACTTTATGGTTAAGGGGAATGATGCACTTGAGAATATATAGAGGTGAAAAGAATGGGAGATTTGCTATCAGGTAAAGAAAAAGATGACCAGATGGAGCCAGTCAATAGTCTATCCACAAAGGATACAATTTTAGGATGCCTTGCTACAGTCCTTATCGGGATATTTGGATTATCGGTCATTTTGTTGATATTTTGGGGACCTGGCTTATTTAAAGATCATATTATAAAGCCAGATGAAGCTATTTTTATATCTGGTCAATACAATCTATCACTGTTAGTTATGATATTTATCATCTTGTGGATATTTGCATGCATATATTGGGTTAGAGGTGTAAAAAGATTTCTTACATTCATGACTGTGCCTTTTACTGCTTATATATTACTCTTTTTCAATTATCATATAGGCGTACTTGAAGGTATACATAAAAACTCGTATTTCCAACTTACTTCTTCATTTGTGGAATGGGGAGAAATGGATGAAGTAGCTTTTATACCGGACTACACTACTGGGAGAAAGGAAACAACCTTTAATATTAAGTTAGTTTATATGGTAGATAAAAAATCTTACTGGGTTGATAGTGTTAACCTAGAAGACCTGTTAAGACTAAAGGAGTTGTTGGAACAACAAGGTGATGTCCCTGTTTTTATCTATCCTTTAGACAAAGGTGATCTTTCTAAGTTAGAAGATGTAAGAGAAGAAAATAATGAATACTATAAAAGGATATTGGATTTCATAGAAGTTAAGGATATAAGAAAATATCCAAAAGAACATATATTGGTGAACGAATCTTTTTATTAAGAACAACTAAAAATGTTAAAGACACAAACTATAACATTTTTAATATCCTCTAATGAAGACAGGGAGTGTGTTTTACGAAGATTAATATGTTAGTAAGAAATATCTCCTATAAATTATATCTAAAAATCTAGTAAAACATAACATGATACCTATCCCTGTCTCTCAATATGGAAGGCCTCCCTTTTGGAGAGCTTTGATATGGAAAATATTAGTGAGACGAGGGACCTGTCCCTCTGTCTCAATTTTTATTGCCCCGTATGTTCCTTTCACCGCTCCATCAATAAATTGGCCTGCATTATCCATAGCAACTACGGATGCTTTCTCAATACCGTCACCTACTTCAGTAAGCCACTTAGAATCAACCGTCTTTCCAACTAAATTTACTCCTCCACCAATGATGCTTCCTCCTACTGTTCCTACACCTTTACCGATTGAGCGAAATAATGACATGTTTTTTCCGCCTTTCTACTTCATCTCCGTTTTGGAGATTTCATGTACTGTTCTTATACAAAAAGCCCCTACTCTACATAGGGGCGCAGTTAATCAATCTATCTGATTGCAACTGGCTGGCATACCCGTACGGATTTAGCCCCTTTAGCTTTGCGTCTCACTTTTTCAAGTAATTTGCCTATTCAATTAGTGTATTTTTACCTATGTATATAGTATTACCCAAATAAAGTTATAACAAGAAATTTTTTGAAAATAAATAGGGTTAACTTCATATTTCTTAATGACACTATGATTTCTTTTGGAGTTTTGTAAACGCTAGAATAAAATTGACACTTTTTGCTCAGTTTGAATCTATTCATCCATTTCTAGATGGGAATGGAAGATTGGGTAGGATTCTAATTGCCCTCTATCTATTACAAACAAAAATAATTGAAACGCCTTTTTTCTTTTTAAGTGAAGAGTTAGAAAAAGAAAAGTTTAGATATTATAGTATGTTAAACGGGGTCAGAGGTATTGGAAAAAAAGAACCTGATTGGGCAAGTTGGATTACATTCTTCTTAGATACTGCGGAGAGAATGGCAAAACACCAATTTGCAAAACTAGATGAGGCAGAAAACTTATATGAAGGAGGGCTTCAGTCATTTGAACAGCCTTCTATTGCTAAAGTGTGGGGAGCCATGTTTGAAGTCCCAATAGCAACAGTACCTCAACTAGAAAAAATAACTGGATTAGCGCAGGGAACCATTAGAAAAAGTCTTTCCTATCTAGTAGAAAAGAACATGATCTTCACAGATGAGCGTATACGTCATAAACGTTACTATCATTATGATCTTATACGGATAATGACAGAATAGGACATCGGGGACAGGAACTGTGTCTTTCCAAAAATACAAAAAAAATCAAGGTTGTAACCTTTTAGAATATGTAAAAAATTGGTGAGACGAGGGACCTGTCCCTCTGTCTCAAAAAACTTGGATTACAACGGCGACGTTTTTTGTACGTTGGTTGATCCATTATCGGAGAAAGACCACTTATTGAAAAAGCTTGCTATTCTTCTTTCGTATCAAAATAGACATAGACATACAAAGTTCCTTATTTATGAGAGACTATTAACCATGCTTTCTCATACAGAAATCTGTCAGCTTAGTGGCATTAGCCCAAGTAAGTTAAAAGATTTCTATGATTTGATAAGCATGTCTAGCTCAGAATTAGATTACTATCGATACCTGGGAGTCGAACAGCTGATGTTAAAGCTGAAAAACAGAAAAGGATTAACGGTTCAGGAGACGAGGGTATTAACACAATTAATTCTCAATAAAGAAATAAGTGGTAAACAATTAGACGAATATTTTGTGCTAAGAAAGTATATCCCTCTCCATCATAATGACATAATTGCCACTAACCAAGTCTCTTATTTGGTTGACAGATCTATTATAAGAAATAATCATGTAGTTGCTGCGACGCTGTATTTTCAAAAGATGTATAGAGCTTCCCCTCCACCTTGGGATAAGCCAACCGATGATCCTGGTGATTGGCTGAATTAGCCTCACTGTTTATGACCACTTTCTATTTTAATGACAAGGAAGCCCTGCCATTTGGCAGGGCTTTAATATGTAAATAATTGGTGAGACGAGGGACCTGTCCCTCTGTCTCAGGCACCCGTTCTTCAAAAAATGTTCAAAAACAATGAAAATAAAGAACATTTTTCAGTGGCCTCCATCTGTCCTTGTGTCCCGATAAAGTAAAGCAGGAAGACCCTGCTTTACTGGAGATTATTATGTTGGTCCCTAATATTTATGATAAGTTTTTTGCATTTATCAATGCCTTCAAAAAACTCATCTCTTTCATTCTGACTAGCCCGTTTTTCGTGATAGGCATCAATTTTGGAAAGAAGCCATTGTAGTCTAGCTAAGTTCATTTTGTGTAACTTTGGTATACCAGTTTTATGCAAAAGACCTCGTCCTTTTCCAGGCCTTAAAATCATACAACTTTGTGGTAAACAAGGATCTCCAAAAATTAAAAGGAGTACACCCTCTGTTTTTTTTGCTAATCCAATAAGAGCATTAAGTTGACTATGATTAAGAAAACTAGGACTCTTTTTGAATTCAAGAAAAGTGTAATCATTTATTTGCCTGCGAAAACCGTCTATATCAGAATATACTCTATTCCCTTCCCCCGTTAAAGTTTTCAAACACCAAGCGTTTTCTAGATAAGACAAAGGATCTCGGATATTATTCATATTCTTAAAAAACCGATAATCTAAATCGAATGCTTTCTTAGATTTTAATTGCTTTAACGTAGGCTCTCCATTTGTAGAAAGCACCGCAACTATCTTTTTTGTCATAAAGTGTGTTCCTCCTAAATATAATGTAGTGTTCGAATACTACAAGATATGGTGGAAATCACGGTAAAAGATGTTGTTTTTGCTTTACTGGTAGAGAGATTGAAAGTAGATAAGAGTGGGGACCAATTTTCTCCACTCTTATTATGGCTAAAAAATCCATAAAATAAACATGTATTGTTAAATAACAAATACATATTTACTCTTGGTATATGAGCGAATGGTTTATAAACAAGGTAAGGCGTAAGATTACACCATAAAAGTTAAATCAATACACACTTTATCAAAATATTACATATTTTTAGTTCTTACTCAACAACTAGAGCGCCCAACCTACTCTCAAACCCCCAAGCATCCCGACACATCTCATAAATCCCTTTCTCCGCACGCCACCCAAGCTCTCGCTCCGCCTTAGTAACATCCGCATAACACTCCGCAATATCCCCAGCACGACGTTCCACAATCTCATAAGGAATCGTTACACCAGTAGCTTCTTGAAAAGCATGAACTAACTCCAACACACTCGTGCCCTTACCAGTACCTAAATTATACATATGCACCCCAGCAGTTAAGTTCTCTAACGCTGCTAAATGCCCTTTAGCAAGATCCACAACATGAATGTAATCACGTACACCGGTACCATCTACTGTGTCATAGTCATTTCCAAACACCATTAACTTATCTCTCTTCCCTCTTGCCACTTGAGTGACAAACGGCATTAGGTTATTCGGAATACCATTTGGTGCTTCTCCAATCTCTCCGCTTTCATGTGCTCCAACTGGATTAAAGTAACGAAGAATAGACACTCCTAGATCCGGTGTCACATTAGCAACATCTGTTAAAATGCGTTCACTCATTGCTTTTGTTTCACCATAAGGATTAGTGGTAGGTAGTAAAGATAATCCTTCATGGAAAGGAACTTGATTATCTCCATACACCGTCGCAGAAGAACTAAACACAAACTTGTTTACCCCAAACAAGGTACAGTACTTCGCCAACAGCATTGTACTAACAAGATTGTTTTGATAATACATGACAGGTTGTTGCACAGACTCTCCTACTGCCTTGTATCCAGCAAAGTGAATAACACCAACAAAGTCATGTGCTTCAAACAACTGTCGAACTTCTGCTTCTACCGTCACATCTCCTTCATAAAAGGTAACACGACTAGTAGAAATACGTTCAATTCGCTCCACTACGTCACGAGTACTGTTACTTAAATTATCCACTATCACTACCTCATATCTACTAGCAAGTAACTCTACACAAGTATGAGATCCAATATATCCCGTTCCACCAGTAACCAATACTTTCTTCATCTACACGCCTCCTAAAAAAGCCCTGCCAAATGGCAGGGCTTTAAAATATGTATGGAATCTACTCTTTACAATTTGTCTTGAAACGCAGTTCGACTAATACCGGATAGTAAAATATACTGGTTACTTGTTATTGTAAAAATTTAGTGAGACGCGGTACCTGTCCCTCTGTCTCTAATGGCAGGGCTTTAAAATATGTATGGAACTCTACTATTTATAATTTGTCTTTAAACGTAATACGACTGATCCGGGAAGTGACAAATACCCGTCACTTATTATTTGTAAAAATTTAGTGAGACGCGGTACCTGTCCCTCTGTCTCAAAAATCTGTGATAAAAATTTAACATCCTTATTTCTTAAGTTTAATAGTCCTCAATAAAGCAAAAAGAATCTCACGCAAACTAAAAGTAGCAATAGAGATTAAAACTATTATAGAAATAAATAAGATCAATATGTTATCAATTGCAAAGAATATATAAGTAATGATTGCTAAAAAAAAAATATAAAGTAAATTGGTTGAATCTAACTTAATATCGAAAAGTTTACTAGTTGCATAAAGACGGAAAATTGCGATAGCAACAAATGATAGACTTAGTGCCCCAACAGCCCCTTGAAGCCCCCAAATCGGAATAAATATCCATAAACAAATAACGTTTATACCTGCAGCAACAACAGTCGTCCAAAAAATCCATCTAGTTCTTTTTTCTGCCATGAAAATAGTGCCAACAAAGTTAGCAAAAGCATTAGCAGCTACTCCAATTAAAGATAACGGTACTATACTTATTGCATTATGATAAGCTGGATCAATAATATATGGAAATATTATTTTAATGAGCAACATGAATATCCCACTACCGATTATTACAACTTTAAAAATATACGTAATACTTTTTTTATATTTGCTTTTTCTATCACCATCCGCCGACATTAAGTAAGCTATTTCATTCCATGCATATTGAAAAACTGATATCACCATAGTTATCATCGCAGTGAACTTACTGGCTATAGCATATAGTCCATTTGCAGAGGTTCCTAGTTGTTGTGATATAACTACCTTTGTATAACCACTGAGCATCCAGTAAGATACAGCAGCAATACAAAGAGGGATTGAAAATTTAATCATATCTAATTGTTGTTGGATATTAAGTTTATCAAGGCGAAAATTCTTAAGTGGATTTAGCCTCAATTCAATTATTGCCACTTGTACTGAAATACCTAAAATAGCTGCTACATATAGTGATTCTATACCCAAGTCAAACCAAAGTATTAGGATTATATTAAAAATCGCATTTAATAAGCTATTTATTAAACCTGTTACAATAAATAGCTTGTTTCTTAGAAAAGCCCTTGAAATAAATGTATATTGATATTGTATTGCAATTGATATTCCATAAAAGAAAATTAATAGTGCATGCTCAAAATCTAATTGATTATATACTAAAGTGTAAATAATTGTATAAATGAAAACACCAAGAGCTAAAACAGAAAAGGAATTCGAAATAACACTATATTTTTCATTTGATTTATGTTTATCAAAAGAAAATCTAAACATTCCATCCCAGATCTGAAAAAAGGCTATAGGAGCGAAAAAACTAATAAGGGTAACTACTAGATCATAAGACCCAAATTCGTCTGGCGAAAATTGACTGGTATATAAGGGAAGTAACAAAATCCCTATCAATTTAGATAATACACTTCCAATAAAGTAAATCCCTGACGTTGCAAAAAATCTCTTAACTTTACTCATTACATCCACCAATACCCTCAAATTAATTACTTATTTTTCTTTTTAAAAAGTTCTCTTTGTGTCTAATCAGGATTTGCCCCTTTGCCACTCTTCATCTCAGTTAAAAAGTTATTATGAGTAATACCTTCCTTAACCAAAGTCATCTAAAATGTTTCCCTATTAATCCCTGCTAAACAAGTCCCTGGTGTATACCTTTTCTGCTACTTCTTTTAATTCATCAGTAATTCGATTTGCTACAATTATGTCACTAATGTTTATAAACTCTTCAAAGTCATTTATGACACTAGAATTATAGAATTTCTGCTCATTAAGAG is a genomic window containing:
- a CDS encoding GNAT family N-acetyltransferase, encoding MIYLETPRLILRSWKESDLLPFQEMNADTEVMRYFPDTLSYEDTERFLANIKTEFNNFGYGLYAVELKATQEFIGFIGFHWATFEENFTPCVEIGWRLTQGAWGNGYATEGAKTCLQYGFQELDLSEVYSFTADINYPSKRVMQKIGMKYVRHFAHPKVDTDSPLQKHVLYRIGKIE
- a CDS encoding Fic family protein; amino-acid sequence: MTLFAQFESIHPFLDGNGRLGRILIALYLLQTKIIETPFFFLSEELEKEKFRYYSMLNGVRGIGKKEPDWASWITFFLDTAERMAKHQFAKLDEAENLYEGGLQSFEQPSIAKVWGAMFEVPIATVPQLEKITGLAQGTIRKSLSYLVEKNMIFTDERIRHKRYYHYDLIRIMTE
- the galE gene encoding UDP-glucose 4-epimerase GalE, encoding MKKVLVTGGTGYIGSHTCVELLASRYEVVIVDNLSNSTRDVVERIERISTSRVTFYEGDVTVEAEVRQLFEAHDFVGVIHFAGYKAVGESVQQPVMYYQNNLVSTMLLAKYCTLFGVNKFVFSSSATVYGDNQVPFHEGLSLLPTTNPYGETKAMSERILTDVANVTPDLGVSILRYFNPVGAHESGEIGEAPNGIPNNLMPFVTQVARGKRDKLMVFGNDYDTVDGTGVRDYIHVVDLAKGHLAALENLTAGVHMYNLGTGKGTSVLELVHAFQEATGVTIPYEIVERRAGDIAECYADVTKAERELGWRAEKGIYEMCRDAWGFESRLGALVVE
- a CDS encoding lipopolysaccharide biosynthesis protein — translated: MSKVKRFFATSGIYFIGSVLSKLIGILLLPLYTSQFSPDEFGSYDLVVTLISFFAPIAFFQIWDGMFRFSFDKHKSNEKYSVISNSFSVLALGVFIYTIIYTLVYNQLDFEHALLIFFYGISIAIQYQYTFISRAFLRNKLFIVTGLINSLLNAIFNIILILWFDLGIESLYVAAILGISVQVAIIELRLNPLKNFRLDKLNIQQQLDMIKFSIPLCIAAVSYWMLSGYTKVVISQQLGTSANGLYAIASKFTAMITMVISVFQYAWNEIAYLMSADGDRKSKYKKSITYIFKVVIIGSGIFMLLIKIIFPYIIDPAYHNAISIVPLSLIGVAANAFANFVGTIFMAEKRTRWIFWTTVVAAGINVICLWIFIPIWGLQGAVGALSLSFVAIAIFRLYATSKLFDIKLDSTNLLYIFFLAIITYIFFAIDNILILFISIIVLISIATFSLREILFALLRTIKLKK
- a CDS encoding NERD domain-containing protein; translated protein: MKKEIMIILAIIVLLPILFFLAPTIFALLLVTGVIMLKLRYSVIKGAIGEWYVNKTLSKLGTNYKIYHDLYVPNGVGGTTQVDHVVTSPYGIFVIETKHYQGWIFGKENQKYWTQTIYKRKEKLFNPIWQNYSHIQAIKKYIAKEDFEFIYSIIAFSQNSTFKFKDDFTSARVIQFPKLIKVIKEWNVQRISASELKEIDRILEGLIITDKNQKKKVKKKHVVDIKNNRKEKLRKEKEDFKQNVCPKCGGGLTMKKGKYGSFYGCSNFPKCRYTKQVS
- a CDS encoding DUF2750 domain-containing protein, giving the protein MSFGFTIDSKKRYDAFLRKVVENKKVWGLEHNGMWCVCESTEYEDTLVMPFWSDEAYARQCNINEWSHYKPTPIPLEIFLSNWIYGMNEEGHMVGVNWNSKLIGVEVEPFDLLDEIERRLANN